The following coding sequences are from one Pocillopora verrucosa isolate sample1 chromosome 5, ASM3666991v2, whole genome shotgun sequence window:
- the LOC131772738 gene encoding EGF-like repeat and discoidin I-like domain-containing protein 3, which yields MSVYETSLTEKDEPKLMSMRFCIVIVLCYVYEVFAQQCKEGEHAISGMMLRGHTFRTVRSLIAFECHQACYNDFRCHSFNYVISEELCELNNRTKEARPENFVPNSERFYVRSNKERVPLGSIPEFPAETCREIKASEEGKANSGNYWLDTIIEGKTVLVPCDMETADADECKASLPVCDTNAICQNTPDSYICACKPGVIADGRTCTAVLSCEALGVEDPNIIPDIQITASSNYLSYYPHKGRLNGGSGWCQQSSRITDDYIQVDIGAGRTVCGVATQGKANGSFIKSYRLSFSTDGTSWTAYKEQNVEKIFEANSDLNTIIKHTLNNPVQARYIRFYPVTFSQYPCMRIEVFVQ from the exons ATGTCAGTCTATGAAACTTCTCTTACAGAAAAGGACGAGCCAAAGCTAATGTCGATGCGATTCTGCATTGTTATTGTACTGTGCTACGTCTACGAGGTTTTCGCTCAACAATGCAAGGAGGGTGAGCATGCCATTTCCGGTATGATGCTTCGAGGACACACCTTCAGGACAGTGAGATCATTGATTGCATTTGAATGCCATCAAGCATGTTACAATGATTTCAGATGTCACAGCTTCAACTACGTCATTTCAGAGGAGCTATGTGAACTAAACAACCGGACTAAGGAGGCCAGACCAGAGAACTTTGTGCCAAATTCTGAAAGATTTTATGTTAGGAGTAATAAGGAAAGAG TTCCTCTTGGCTCCATTCCTGAATTTCCAGCAGAAACATGTCGAGAGATAAAAGCAAGCGAAGAGGGGAAAGCGAACAGTGGCAATTACTGGCTTGATACCATTATAGAGGGGAAGACAGTTCTTGTTCCTTGCGATATGGAAACAGCGG ATGCTGATGAATGCAAGGCCTCGTTACCTGTCTGTGACACGAATGCCATTTGCCAGAATACCCCTGACTCGTATATTTGTGCTTGTAAACCTGGAGTTATTGCAGATGGGAGAACTTGCACTG CTGTACTATCTTGCGAGGCTTTAGGAGTAGAAGATCCAAACATCATACCTGACATCCAAATCACTGCGAGTTCCAATTATCTCAGCTATTATCCACACAAAGGACGGCTCAATGGAGGCAGCGGTTGGTGTCAGCAGTCTTCTAGAATCACCGATGACTATATACAGGTTGATATTGGAGCAGGACGCACAGTATGCGGAGTCGCCACGCAAGGAAAGGCAAACGGATCGTTCATAAAAAGCTACAGGCTCTCCTTTTCTACTGATGGTACCAGTTGGACTGCATATAAAGAGCAAAACGTCGAAAAG atCTTTGAAGCGAATTCAGACTTGAACACCATTATAAAACACACACTGAATAACCCTGTCCAAGCAAGATACATTCGATTTTATCCGGTCACCTTTTCTCAGTACCCTTGTATGAGGATCGAAGTGTTCGTGCAGTAA
- the LOC136281031 gene encoding uncharacterized protein — MKTEDVDECEYDLYYCEANSYCSNTVGSYICTSDRGLASSSILNNSPKYYIGTLSSYLDSVLTNLSSSRFVRCYHAKTDGWDSTTFHSKCDGKGPTVSIIQVGNYTFGGYTDVSWQSSCGYTSAAKAFIFSLYNVHGYKPVKLAQYRYQGYAIYRCSSYGPTFGGYQGRHDIQLRNNAGNIQNSFTTCGSTYGVPTGYISFTKCVFFSGSELFTPTNLEVFYEITS, encoded by the exons ATGAAAACGGAAG ATGTTGATGAGTGTGAATACGACTTGTACTATTGTGAGGCCAATAGCTACTGCAGCAATACAGTGGGTTCATATATTTGCACAAGTGACC GTGGCCTCGCATCATCGAGCATTCTGAACAACTCACCAAAATACTACATTGGCACTCTTTCGTCTTACCTAGACTCAGTCCTGACTAACCTTTCCTCGAGTAGATTCGTTAGATGTTATCACGCCAAGACAGATGGCTGGGATTCAACAACATTTCATTCGAAATGTGATGGAAAGGGACCCACTGTTTCCATTATTCAAGTCGGTAACTACACATTTGGTGGATATACCGACGTGTCCTGGCAAA GTTCTTGTGGGTACACATCGGCTGCCAAAGCCTTCATTTTCTCGCTTTACAACGTGCATGGTTATAAACCTGTTAAACTAGCTCAATACCGGTATCAAGGGTATGCAATCTACCGCTGCAGTAGTTATGGACCAACATTTGGGGGTTATCAAGGGCGACATGACATCCAACTACGAAACAACGCTGGCAACATTCAAAATTCCTTCACCACATGCGGCTCTACTTACGGCGTCCCTACTGGTTACATTTCGTTCACCAAGTGCGTATTCTTCTCAGGGAGTGAATTATTTACCCCGACTAATCTGGAGGTATTCTACGAGATAACATCTTAG
- the LOC136280765 gene encoding uncharacterized protein, producing MKLLQIAHLNVRSLKCREHFVLVKETVLENKFDIFTVSETWLNSSVTDLEIEIPGYVIYRIDRQAKIGGGVCAYVSRNYRTEYLSDISLITASGFHQLWLKIHVRNMKSFIVCTTYRPPDASLSCFDSDLTENFIYASSFNVPIYLLGDLNCRLENSNDPGANVLVNFCRSYNLSILINTPTRVTETSKSILDVILASDTRQVQTATVMESSISDHDLVYVTLKLKKARAKPVYITTRSFKHYSPVDFSNDVSLAPWSIVDVFDDVEDKLYALDSLFTEILDRHAPVKTFKARCKPNPCVTDNIRGLMKTRDDWRKKAKKTNDPLSWTAYRYFRQEVKREIRIAEQEFVAQQIQRNPNNTNNIWKAIRQCIPCKSTSQRTYSKSDKAVADEFNQFFVSGQSTVDKITSLANECNLTLNQNYFVPRQYALSDQFTLSTIDYKQIERIIAAMPSNKAPGIDKIPIRVIKDCLNPIVHPITSIVNASF from the coding sequence ATGAAATTACTACAGATTGCACATCTTAACGTTCGCTCGCTTAAATGCCGTGAGCATTTCGTTCTTGTAAAGGAAACGGTACTGGAAAATAAGTTTGACATATTTACCGTATCCGAAACATGGCTCAACAGTTCAGTTACGGATTTGGAAATAGAAATTCCTGGCTATGTTATCTACCGTATCGACCGACAAGCGAAGATTGGCGGTGGAGTATGTGCTTATGTCTCACGAAATTACAGGACGGAGTACTTGAGCGATATATCTCTTATCACGGCCTCTGGCTTTCACCAACTGTGGCTAAAAATCCACGTCAGGAACATGAAGTCTTTCATTGTCTGTACAACCTATAGACCACCGGACGCATCGTTATCTTGTTTCGATTCAGATCTCACAGAGAACTTTATTTATGCCTCGTCGTTCAATGTTCCAATTTATCTATTGGGAGATTTGAACTGCAGACTTGAGAATAGCAACGATCCTGGAGCTAATGTCCTTGTTAATTTCTGCCGTTCCTATAACTTGTCAATACTGATCAACACGCCAACACGAGTTACAGAGACTTCGAAATCAATTCTAGATGTTATCCTTGCATCGGACACAAGACAAGTTCAAACGGCTACGGTTATGGAAAGCTCGATTAGCGACCATGACTTGGTTTATGTCACCTTAAAATTGAAGAAAGCGCGCGCCAAACCCGTCTATATTACAACCAGAAGTTTTAAACACTACAGTCCTGTTGATTTTAGCAACGACGTATCACTGGCACCGTGGTCCATAGTTGATGTTTTCGACGATGTCGAGGACAAACTTTATGCACTTGATTCGCTATTTACTGAGATACTCGACCGCCATGCCCCAGTTAAAACCTTCAAAGCACGCTGTAAACCAAATCCATGCGTAACAGACAACATCCGGGGATTGATGAAGACCAGGGATGATTGGCGTAAGAAAGCCAAGAAAACAAATGATCCGCTATCTTGGACTGCCTATAGATATTTCAGACAGGAAGTAAAGAGGGAAATCAGAATTGCTGAACAGGAATTTGTGGCCCAACAAATCCAGAGGAATCCAAATAACACCAATAATATCTGGAAAGCAATTCGCCAGTGCATCCCCTGCAAATCTACATCTCAGCGAACATACAGTAAGAGCGACAAAGCTGTTGCAGAcgaatttaatcagtttttcgTATCTGGTCAGAGCACTGTTGACAAAATTACGTCCCTGGCTAATGAATGCAACCTAACACTTAATCAGAATTATTTTGTACCGAGACAATACGCTCTCTCTGACCAGTTCACACTGAGTACCATtgattataaacaaatagaacGTATAATAGCAGCGATGCCTTCAAACAAGGCCCCAGGGATAGACAAAATCCCGATTCGTGTTATCAAGGATTGTCTTAATCCAATTGTTCACCCAATAACGTCTATCGTTAATGCAtccttttaa